Proteins encoded together in one Macadamia integrifolia cultivar HAES 741 chromosome 8, SCU_Mint_v3, whole genome shotgun sequence window:
- the LOC122085566 gene encoding acid phosphatase 1-like: protein MPMLWKVLVLMFLAIFSKASGGGGRIKPCSREESKAPAVESELSYCVSWRVAVEANNVRGWRTVPPQCLRYLENYMLGGQYERDLNLVVDQTSAYLDGILLSNDTVDAWILDIDDTCLSNILYYKNKRYGCDPYDPISFKKWALKGGSPAVPAVLQLFRKLVSSGFKVFLLTGRDEATLTRATIDNLHKQGYVGYERLIMRSEAYKGQSAVVFKSEIRKELEGQGYKIWGNVGDQWSDISGDCLGARTFKLPNPMYFVP from the exons ATGCCGATGCTATGGAAGGTGTTAGTGCTGATGTTCTTGGCCATTTTCTCTAAGGCCAGCGGTGGTGGCGGCCGCATAAAGCCGTGCTCCAGGGAAGAGAGCAAAGCACCCGCAGTGGAGAGTGAGTTGAGCTACTGCGTAAGCTGGAGGGTCGCAGTGGAAGCCAACAATGTGCGTGGGTGGCGAACTGTCCCTCCTCAGTGCTTGCGCTACCTTGAAAATTACATGCTGGGTGGGCAGTACGAGAGGGACCTGAACTTGGTTGTGGATCAAACCTCTGCCTATCTTGATGGGATTTTGCTTTCCAACGATACCGTGGATGCTTGGATCCTCGACATTGATGATACTTGCCTTTCCAATATTCTTTACTACAAGAACAAGCGTTATGG GTGCGATCCATATGATCCAATATCTTTCAAGAAGTGGGCACTGAAGGGAGGATCTCCTGCAGTTCCAGCAGTCCTCCAACTGTTCAGGAAGTTGGTTTCAAGTGGTTTTAAGGTTTTCCTTCTCACAGGTAGAGATGAAGCAACACTCACAAGAGCCACCATTGATAATTTGCATAAGCAAGGTTACGTTGGCTATGAGCGCTTGATAATGAG GAGTGAAGCTTATAAGGGACAAAGCGCAGTGGTGTTCAAGTCAGAAATCCGTAAAGAACTAGAGGGACAAGGTTACAAGATTTGGGGAAACGTTGGAGACCAGTGGAGCGACATCTCTGGGGATTGTTTGGGTGCTCGCACATTTAAGCTTCCTAATCCCATGTATTTTGTCCCTTAG